From Oncorhynchus kisutch isolate 150728-3 unplaced genomic scaffold, Okis_V2 scaffold2951, whole genome shotgun sequence, a single genomic window includes:
- the LOC116371133 gene encoding uncharacterized protein LOC116371133 isoform X16 translates to MSYKYRHAGGLTRLTRDMSYKYRHTGGLTRLTRDMSYKYRHTGGLTRLTRDMSYTYRHTGGLTRLTRDMSYKYRHTGGLTRDMSYKYRHTGGLTRLTRDMSYIYRHTGGLTRLTRDMSYKYRHAGGLTRLTRDMSYKYRHAGGLTRLTRDMRYRYRQAGGLTRLTRDMSYRYRHAGGLTRLTRDMSYRYRHAGGLTRDMSYRYRHTGRLTRDMSYRYRHTGGLTRLTTDMSYKYRQAGGLTRLTRDMSYKYRHTGGLTRLTRDMSYKYRQAGGLTRLTRDINYKYRHAGGLTRLTRDMSYRYRHAGGLTRLTRDMSYRYRHAGGLTRDMSNRYRHTGGLTRLTRDMNYKYRHAGGLNRLTRDMSYRYRHAGGLTRDMSNRYRHTGGLTRDMSYRYRHTGGLTRDMSYTYRHTGRLTRDMSYRYRHTGGLIRLTRDMSYKYRHTGGLTRLTRDMSYKYRQAGGLTRLTRDMSYRYRHAGGLTRDMRYRYRHAGGLTRLTRDMSYRYRHAGGLTRLTRDMNYRYRHAGGLTRLTRDMNYKYRHAGGLTRLTRDMSYRYRHAGGLTRLTRDMSYRYRHAGGLTRDMSYRYRHTGGLTRLTRDMSYRYRHTGGLTRDMSYTYRHTGGLTRDMSYRYRHTGGLTRLTRDMSYKYRQAGGLTRLTRDMSYRYRHAGGLTRLTRDMSYRYRHAGGLTRYMSYRYTCRQAHTPAALKGPLLMGS, encoded by the exons ATGAGTTATAAATATAGACACGCTGGTGGGTTAACCAGGTTAACTAGGGACATGAGTTATAAATATAGACACACTGGTGGGTTAACCAGGTTAACTAGGGACATGAGTTATAAATATAGACACACTGGTGGGTTAACCAGGTTAACCAGGGACATGAGTTATACATATAGACACACTGGTGGGTTAACCAGGTTAACTAGGGACATGAGTTATAAATATAGACACACTGGTGGGTTAACTAGGGACATGAGTTATAAATATAGACACACTGGTGGGTTAACCAGGTTAACTAGGGACATGAGTtatatatatagacacactgGTGGGTTAACCAG GTTAACCAGGGACATGAGTTATAAATATAGACACGCTGGTGGGTTAACCAGGTTAACTAGGGACATGAGTTATAAATATAGACACGCTGGTGGGTTAACCAGGTTAACTAGGGACATgaggtatagatatagacaagctggtgggttaaccaggttaaccagggacatgag TTATAGATATAGACACGCTGGTGGGTTAACCAGGTTAACCAGGGACATGAGTTATAGATATAGACACGCTGGTGGGTTAACCAGGGACATGAGTTATAGATATAGACACACTGGTAGGTTAACTAGGGACATGAGTTATAGATATAGACACACTGGTGGGTTAACCAGGTTAACTACGGACATGAGTTATAAATATAGACAAGCTGGTGGGTTAACCAGGTTAACCAGGGACATGAGTTATAAATATAGACACACTGGTGGGTTAACCAGGTTAACCAGGGACATGAGTTATAAATATAGACAAGCTGGTGGGTTAACCAGGTTAACTAGGGACATTAATTATAAATATAGACACGCTGGTGGGTTAACCAGGTTAACCAGGGACATGAGTTATAGATATAGACACGCTGGTGGGTTAACCAGGTTAACCAGGGACATGAGTTATAGATATAGACACGCTGGTGGGTTAACCAGGGACATGAGTAATAGATATAGACACACTGGTGGGTTAACCAGGTTAACCAGGGACATGAATTATAAATATAGACACGCTGGTGGGTTAAACAGGTTAACCAGGGACATGAGTTATAGATATAGACACGCTGGTGGGTTAACCAGGGACATGAGTAATAGATATAGACACACTGGTGGGTTAACCAGGGACATGAGTTATAGATATAGACACACTGGTGGGTTAACCAGGGACATGAGTTATACATATAGACACACTGGTAGGTTAACTAGGGACATGAGTTATAGATATAGACACACTGGTGGGTTAATCAGGTTAACCAGGGACATGAGTTATAAATATAGACACACTGGTGGGTTAACCAGGTTAACCAGGGACATGAGTTATAAATATAGACAAGCTGGTGGGTTAACCAGGTTAACTAGGGACATGAGTTATAGATATAGACACGCTGGTGGGTTAACTAGGGACATgaggtatagatatagacacGCTGGTGGGTTAACCAGGTTAACCAGGGACATGAGTTATAGATATAGACACGCTGGTGGGTTAACCAGGTTAACCAGGGACATGAATTATAGATATAGACACGCTGGTGGGTTAACCAGGTTAACCAGGGACATGAATTATAAATATAGACACGCTGGTGGGTTAACCAGGTTAACCAGGGACATGAGTTATAGATATAGACACGCTGGTGGGTTAACCAGGTTAACCAGGGACATGAGTTATAGATATAGACACGCTGGTGGGTTAACCAGGGACATGAGTTATAGATATAGACACACTGGTGGGTTAACCAGGTTAACCAGGGACATGAGTTATAGATATAGACACACTGGTGGGTTAACCAGGGACATGAGTTATACATATAGACACACTGGTGGGTTAACTAGGGACATGAGTTATAGATATAGACACACTGGTGGGTTAACCAGGTTAACTAGGGACATGAGTTATAAATATAGACAAGCTGGTGGGTTAACCAGGTTAACCAGGGACATGAGTTATAGATATAGACACGCTGGTGGGTTAACCAGGTTAACCAGGGACATGAGTTATAGATATAGACACGCTGGTGGGTTAACCAGGTACATGAGTTATAGATATACATGTAGACAAGCTCACACACCAGCTGCTCTAAAGGGCCCACTCCTCATGGGTTCATag
- the LOC116371133 gene encoding uncharacterized protein LOC116371133 isoform X12 produces MSYKYRHAGGLTRLTRDMSYKYRHTGGLTRLTRDMSYKYRHTGGLTRLTRDMSYTYRHTGGLTRLTRDMSYKYRHTGGLTRDMSYKYRHTGGLTRLTRDMSYIYRHTGGLTRLTRDMSYKYRHAGGLTRLTRDMSYKYRHAGGLTRLTRDMRYRYRQAGGLTRLTRDMRYRYRQAGGLTRDMRYRYRQAGGLTRLTRDMRYKYSHTGGLTRDMRYRYRYTGGLTRLTRDMSYRYRHAGGLTRLTRDMSYRYRHAGGLTRDMSYRYRHAGGLTRLTRDMSYRYRHAGGLTRDMSYRYRHTGRLTRDMSYRYRHTGGLTRLTTDMSYKYRQAGGLTRLTRDMSYKYRHTGGLTRLTRDMSYKYRQAGGLTRLTRDINYKYRHAGGLTRLTRDMSYRYRHAGGLTRLTRDMSYRYRHAGGLTRDMSNRYRHTGGLTRLTRDMNYKYRHAGGLNRLTRDMSYRYRHAGGLTRDMSNRYRHTGGLTRDMSYRYRHTGGLTRDMSYTYRHTGRLTRDMSYRYRHTGGLIRLTRDMSYKYRHTGGLTRLTRDMSYKYRQAGGLTRLTRDMSYRYRHAGGLTRDMRYRYRHAGGLTRLTRDMSYRYRHAGGLTRLTRDMNYRYRHAGGLTRLTRDMNYKYRHAGGLTRLTRDMSYRYRHAGGLTRLTRDMSYRYRHAGGLTRDMSYRYRHTGGLTRLTRDMSYRYRHTGGLTRDMSYTYRHTGGLTRDMSYRYRHTGGLTRLTRDMSYKYRQAGGLTRLTRDMSYRYRHAGGLTRLTRDMSYRYRHAGGLTRYMSYRYTCRQAHTPAALKGPLLMGS; encoded by the exons ATGAGTTATAAATATAGACACGCTGGTGGGTTAACCAGGTTAACTAGGGACATGAGTTATAAATATAGACACACTGGTGGGTTAACCAGGTTAACTAGGGACATGAGTTATAAATATAGACACACTGGTGGGTTAACCAGGTTAACCAGGGACATGAGTTATACATATAGACACACTGGTGGGTTAACCAGGTTAACTAGGGACATGAGTTATAAATATAGACACACTGGTGGGTTAACTAGGGACATGAGTTATAAATATAGACACACTGGTGGGTTAACCAGGTTAACTAGGGACATGAGTtatatatatagacacactgGTGGGTTAACCAG GTTAACCAGGGACATGAGTTATAAATATAGACACGCTGGTGGGTTAACCAGGTTAACTAGGGACATGAGTTATAAATATAGACACGCTGGTGGGTTAACCAGGTTAACTAGGGACATgaggtatagatatagacaagctggtgggttaaccaggttaaccagggacatgaggtatagatatagacaagctggtgggttaaccagggacatgaggtatagatatagacaaGCTGGTGGGTTAACCAGGTTAACCAGGGACATGAGGTATAAATATAGTCACACTGGTGGGTTAACCAGGGACatgaggtatagatatagatacactGGTGGGTTAACCAGGTTAACTAGGGACATGAGTTATAGATATAGACACGCTGGTGGGTTAACCAGGTTAACTAGGGACATGAGTTATAGATATAGACACGCTGGTGGGTTAACCAGGGACATGAG TTATAGATATAGACACGCTGGTGGGTTAACCAGGTTAACCAGGGACATGAGTTATAGATATAGACACGCTGGTGGGTTAACCAGGGACATGAGTTATAGATATAGACACACTGGTAGGTTAACTAGGGACATGAGTTATAGATATAGACACACTGGTGGGTTAACCAGGTTAACTACGGACATGAGTTATAAATATAGACAAGCTGGTGGGTTAACCAGGTTAACCAGGGACATGAGTTATAAATATAGACACACTGGTGGGTTAACCAGGTTAACCAGGGACATGAGTTATAAATATAGACAAGCTGGTGGGTTAACCAGGTTAACTAGGGACATTAATTATAAATATAGACACGCTGGTGGGTTAACCAGGTTAACCAGGGACATGAGTTATAGATATAGACACGCTGGTGGGTTAACCAGGTTAACCAGGGACATGAGTTATAGATATAGACACGCTGGTGGGTTAACCAGGGACATGAGTAATAGATATAGACACACTGGTGGGTTAACCAGGTTAACCAGGGACATGAATTATAAATATAGACACGCTGGTGGGTTAAACAGGTTAACCAGGGACATGAGTTATAGATATAGACACGCTGGTGGGTTAACCAGGGACATGAGTAATAGATATAGACACACTGGTGGGTTAACCAGGGACATGAGTTATAGATATAGACACACTGGTGGGTTAACCAGGGACATGAGTTATACATATAGACACACTGGTAGGTTAACTAGGGACATGAGTTATAGATATAGACACACTGGTGGGTTAATCAGGTTAACCAGGGACATGAGTTATAAATATAGACACACTGGTGGGTTAACCAGGTTAACCAGGGACATGAGTTATAAATATAGACAAGCTGGTGGGTTAACCAGGTTAACTAGGGACATGAGTTATAGATATAGACACGCTGGTGGGTTAACTAGGGACATgaggtatagatatagacacGCTGGTGGGTTAACCAGGTTAACCAGGGACATGAGTTATAGATATAGACACGCTGGTGGGTTAACCAGGTTAACCAGGGACATGAATTATAGATATAGACACGCTGGTGGGTTAACCAGGTTAACCAGGGACATGAATTATAAATATAGACACGCTGGTGGGTTAACCAGGTTAACCAGGGACATGAGTTATAGATATAGACACGCTGGTGGGTTAACCAGGTTAACCAGGGACATGAGTTATAGATATAGACACGCTGGTGGGTTAACCAGGGACATGAGTTATAGATATAGACACACTGGTGGGTTAACCAGGTTAACCAGGGACATGAGTTATAGATATAGACACACTGGTGGGTTAACCAGGGACATGAGTTATACATATAGACACACTGGTGGGTTAACTAGGGACATGAGTTATAGATATAGACACACTGGTGGGTTAACCAGGTTAACTAGGGACATGAGTTATAAATATAGACAAGCTGGTGGGTTAACCAGGTTAACCAGGGACATGAGTTATAGATATAGACACGCTGGTGGGTTAACCAGGTTAACCAGGGACATGAGTTATAGATATAGACACGCTGGTGGGTTAACCAGGTACATGAGTTATAGATATACATGTAGACAAGCTCACACACCAGCTGCTCTAAAGGGCCCACTCCTCATGGGTTCATag
- the LOC116371133 gene encoding uncharacterized protein LOC116371133 isoform X18 produces the protein MSYKYRHAGGLTRLTRDMSYKYRHTGGLTRLTRDMSYKYRHTGGLTRLTRDMSYTYRHTGGLTRLTRDMSYKYRHTGGLTRDMSYKYRHTGGLTRLTRDMSYIYRHTGGLTRLTRDMSYKYRHAGGLTRDMSYKYRHTGGLTRLTRDMSYRYRHAGGLTRLTRDMSYRYRHAGGLTRDMSYRYRHTGRLTRDMSYRYRHTGGLTRLTTDMSYKYRQAGGLTRLTRDMSYKYRHTGGLTRLTRDMSYKYRQAGGLTRLTRDINYKYRHAGGLTRLTRDMSYRYRHAGGLTRLTRDMSYRYRHAGGLTRDMSNRYRHTGGLTRLTRDMNYKYRHAGGLNRLTRDMSYRYRHAGGLTRDMSNRYRHTGGLTRDMSYRYRHTGGLTRDMSYTYRHTGRLTRDMSYRYRHTGGLIRLTRDMSYKYRHTGGLTRLTRDMSYKYRQAGGLTRLTRDMSYRYRHAGGLTRDMRYRYRHAGGLTRLTRDMSYRYRHAGGLTRLTRDMNYRYRHAGGLTRLTRDMNYKYRHAGGLTRLTRDMSYRYRHAGGLTRLTRDMSYRYRHAGGLTRDMSYRYRHTGGLTRLTRDMSYRYRHTGGLTRDMSYTYRHTGGLTRDMSYRYRHTGGLTRLTRDMSYKYRQAGGLTRLTRDMSYRYRHAGGLTRLTRDMSYRYRHAGGLTRYMSYRYTCRQAHTPAALKGPLLMGS, from the exons ATGAGTTATAAATATAGACACGCTGGTGGGTTAACCAGGTTAACTAGGGACATGAGTTATAAATATAGACACACTGGTGGGTTAACCAGGTTAACTAGGGACATGAGTTATAAATATAGACACACTGGTGGGTTAACCAGGTTAACCAGGGACATGAGTTATACATATAGACACACTGGTGGGTTAACCAGGTTAACTAGGGACATGAGTTATAAATATAGACACACTGGTGGGTTAACTAGGGACATGAGTTATAAATATAGACACACTGGTGGGTTAACCAGGTTAACTAGGGACATGAGTtatatatatagacacactgGTGGGTTAACCAGGTTAACTAGGGACATGAGTTATAAATATAGACACGCTGGTGGGTTAACCAGGGACATGAGTTATAAATATAGACACACTGGTGGGTTAACCAGGTTAACCAGGGACATGAG TTATAGATATAGACACGCTGGTGGGTTAACCAGGTTAACCAGGGACATGAGTTATAGATATAGACACGCTGGTGGGTTAACCAGGGACATGAGTTATAGATATAGACACACTGGTAGGTTAACTAGGGACATGAGTTATAGATATAGACACACTGGTGGGTTAACCAGGTTAACTACGGACATGAGTTATAAATATAGACAAGCTGGTGGGTTAACCAGGTTAACCAGGGACATGAGTTATAAATATAGACACACTGGTGGGTTAACCAGGTTAACCAGGGACATGAGTTATAAATATAGACAAGCTGGTGGGTTAACCAGGTTAACTAGGGACATTAATTATAAATATAGACACGCTGGTGGGTTAACCAGGTTAACCAGGGACATGAGTTATAGATATAGACACGCTGGTGGGTTAACCAGGTTAACCAGGGACATGAGTTATAGATATAGACACGCTGGTGGGTTAACCAGGGACATGAGTAATAGATATAGACACACTGGTGGGTTAACCAGGTTAACCAGGGACATGAATTATAAATATAGACACGCTGGTGGGTTAAACAGGTTAACCAGGGACATGAGTTATAGATATAGACACGCTGGTGGGTTAACCAGGGACATGAGTAATAGATATAGACACACTGGTGGGTTAACCAGGGACATGAGTTATAGATATAGACACACTGGTGGGTTAACCAGGGACATGAGTTATACATATAGACACACTGGTAGGTTAACTAGGGACATGAGTTATAGATATAGACACACTGGTGGGTTAATCAGGTTAACCAGGGACATGAGTTATAAATATAGACACACTGGTGGGTTAACCAGGTTAACCAGGGACATGAGTTATAAATATAGACAAGCTGGTGGGTTAACCAGGTTAACTAGGGACATGAGTTATAGATATAGACACGCTGGTGGGTTAACTAGGGACATgaggtatagatatagacacGCTGGTGGGTTAACCAGGTTAACCAGGGACATGAGTTATAGATATAGACACGCTGGTGGGTTAACCAGGTTAACCAGGGACATGAATTATAGATATAGACACGCTGGTGGGTTAACCAGGTTAACCAGGGACATGAATTATAAATATAGACACGCTGGTGGGTTAACCAGGTTAACCAGGGACATGAGTTATAGATATAGACACGCTGGTGGGTTAACCAGGTTAACCAGGGACATGAGTTATAGATATAGACACGCTGGTGGGTTAACCAGGGACATGAGTTATAGATATAGACACACTGGTGGGTTAACCAGGTTAACCAGGGACATGAGTTATAGATATAGACACACTGGTGGGTTAACCAGGGACATGAGTTATACATATAGACACACTGGTGGGTTAACTAGGGACATGAGTTATAGATATAGACACACTGGTGGGTTAACCAGGTTAACTAGGGACATGAGTTATAAATATAGACAAGCTGGTGGGTTAACCAGGTTAACCAGGGACATGAGTTATAGATATAGACACGCTGGTGGGTTAACCAGGTTAACCAGGGACATGAGTTATAGATATAGACACGCTGGTGGGTTAACCAGGTACATGAGTTATAGATATACATGTAGACAAGCTCACACACCAGCTGCTCTAAAGGGCCCACTCCTCATGGGTTCATag
- the LOC116371133 gene encoding uncharacterized protein LOC116371133 isoform X1, producing the protein MSYKYRHAGGLTRLTRDMSYKYRHTGGLTRLTRDMSYKYRHTGGLTRLTRDMSYTYRHTGGLTRLTRDMSYKYRHTGGLTRDMSYKYRHTGGLTRLTRDMSYIYRHTGGLTRLTRDMSYKYRHAGGLTRLTRDMSYKYRHAGGLTRLTRDMRYRYRQAGGLTRLTRDMRYRYRQAGGLTRDMRYRYRQAGGLTRLTRDMRYKYSHTGGLTRDMRYRYRYTGGLTRLTRDMSYRYRHAGGLTRLTRDMSYRYRHAGGLTRDMRYKYRQAGGLTREMSYKYRHTGGLTRLTRDMSYKYRHAGGLTRLTRDMSYRYRHTGGLTRDMRYRYRHAGGLTRLTRDMSYRYRHAGGLTRDMSYRYRHAGGLTRLTRDMSYRYRHAGGLTRDMSYRYRHTGRLTRDMSYRYRHTGGLTRLTTDMSYKYRQAGGLTRLTRDMSYKYRHTGGLTRLTRDMSYKYRQAGGLTRLTRDINYKYRHAGGLTRLTRDMSYRYRHAGGLTRLTRDMSYRYRHAGGLTRDMSNRYRHTGGLTRLTRDMNYKYRHAGGLNRLTRDMSYRYRHAGGLTRDMSNRYRHTGGLTRDMSYRYRHTGGLTRDMSYTYRHTGRLTRDMSYRYRHTGGLIRLTRDMSYKYRHTGGLTRLTRDMSYKYRQAGGLTRLTRDMSYRYRHAGGLTRDMRYRYRHAGGLTRLTRDMSYRYRHAGGLTRLTRDMNYRYRHAGGLTRLTRDMNYKYRHAGGLTRLTRDMSYRYRHAGGLTRLTRDMSYRYRHAGGLTRDMSYRYRHTGGLTRLTRDMSYRYRHTGGLTRDMSYTYRHTGGLTRDMSYRYRHTGGLTRLTRDMSYKYRQAGGLTRLTRDMSYRYRHAGGLTRLTRDMSYRYRHAGGLTRYMSYRYTCRQAHTPAALKGPLLMGS; encoded by the exons ATGAGTTATAAATATAGACACGCTGGTGGGTTAACCAGGTTAACTAGGGACATGAGTTATAAATATAGACACACTGGTGGGTTAACCAGGTTAACTAGGGACATGAGTTATAAATATAGACACACTGGTGGGTTAACCAGGTTAACCAGGGACATGAGTTATACATATAGACACACTGGTGGGTTAACCAGGTTAACTAGGGACATGAGTTATAAATATAGACACACTGGTGGGTTAACTAGGGACATGAGTTATAAATATAGACACACTGGTGGGTTAACCAGGTTAACTAGGGACATGAGTtatatatatagacacactgGTGGGTTAACCAG GTTAACCAGGGACATGAGTTATAAATATAGACACGCTGGTGGGTTAACCAGGTTAACTAGGGACATGAGTTATAAATATAGACACGCTGGTGGGTTAACCAGGTTAACTAGGGACATgaggtatagatatagacaagctggtgggttaaccaggttaaccagggacatgaggtatagatatagacaagctggtgggttaaccagggacatgaggtatagatatagacaaGCTGGTGGGTTAACCAGGTTAACCAGGGACATGAGGTATAAATATAGTCACACTGGTGGGTTAACCAGGGACatgaggtatagatatagatacactGGTGGGTTAACCAGGTTAACTAGGGACATGAGTTATAGATATAGACACGCTGGTGGGTTAACCAGGTTAACTAGGGACATGAGTTATAGATATAGACACGCTGGTGGGTTAACCAGGGACATGAGGTATAAATATAGACAAGCTGGTGGGTTAACCAGGGAAATGAGTTATAAATATAGACACACTGGTGGGTTAACCAGGTTAACTAGGGACATGAGTTATAAATATAGACACGCTGGTGGGTTAACCAGGTTAACTAGGGACATGAGTTATAGATATAGACACACTGGTGGGTTAACTAGGGACATgaggtatagatatagacacGCTGGTGGGTTAACCAGGTTAACCAGGGACATGAGTTATAGATATAGACACGCTGGTGGGTTAACCAGGGACATGAGTTATAGATATAGACACGCTGGTGGGTTAACCAGGTTAACCAGGGACATGAGTTATAGATATAGACACGCTGGTGGGTTAACCAGGGACATGAGTTATAGATATAGACACACTGGTAGGTTAACTAGGGACATGAGTTATAGATATAGACACACTGGTGGGTTAACCAGGTTAACTACGGACATGAGTTATAAATATAGACAAGCTGGTGGGTTAACCAGGTTAACCAGGGACATGAGTTATAAATATAGACACACTGGTGGGTTAACCAGGTTAACCAGGGACATGAGTTATAAATATAGACAAGCTGGTGGGTTAACCAGGTTAACTAGGGACATTAATTATAAATATAGACACGCTGGTGGGTTAACCAGGTTAACCAGGGACATGAGTTATAGATATAGACACGCTGGTGGGTTAACCAGGTTAACCAGGGACATGAGTTATAGATATAGACACGCTGGTGGGTTAACCAGGGACATGAGTAATAGATATAGACACACTGGTGGGTTAACCAGGTTAACCAGGGACATGAATTATAAATATAGACACGCTGGTGGGTTAAACAGGTTAACCAGGGACATGAGTTATAGATATAGACACGCTGGTGGGTTAACCAGGGACATGAGTAATAGATATAGACACACTGGTGGGTTAACCAGGGACATGAGTTATAGATATAGACACACTGGTGGGTTAACCAGGGACATGAGTTATACATATAGACACACTGGTAGGTTAACTAGGGACATGAGTTATAGATATAGACACACTGGTGGGTTAATCAGGTTAACCAGGGACATGAGTTATAAATATAGACACACTGGTGGGTTAACCAGGTTAACCAGGGACATGAGTTATAAATATAGACAAGCTGGTGGGTTAACCAGGTTAACTAGGGACATGAGTTATAGATATAGACACGCTGGTGGGTTAACTAGGGACATgaggtatagatatagacacGCTGGTGGGTTAACCAGGTTAACCAGGGACATGAGTTATAGATATAGACACGCTGGTGGGTTAACCAGGTTAACCAGGGACATGAATTATAGATATAGACACGCTGGTGGGTTAACCAGGTTAACCAGGGACATGAATTATAAATATAGACACGCTGGTGGGTTAACCAGGTTAACCAGGGACATGAGTTATAGATATAGACACGCTGGTGGGTTAACCAGGTTAACCAGGGACATGAGTTATAGATATAGACACGCTGGTGGGTTAACCAGGGACATGAGTTATAGATATAGACACACTGGTGGGTTAACCAGGTTAACCAGGGACATGAGTTATAGATATAGACACACTGGTGGGTTAACCAGGGACATGAGTTATACATATAGACACACTGGTGGGTTAACTAGGGACATGAGTTATAGATATAGACACACTGGTGGGTTAACCAGGTTAACTAGGGACATGAGTTATAAATATAGACAAGCTGGTGGGTTAACCAGGTTAACCAGGGACATGAGTTATAGATATAGACACGCTGGTGGGTTAACCAGGTTAACCAGGGACATGAGTTATAGATATAGACACGCTGGTGGGTTAACCAGGTACATGAGTTATAGATATACATGTAGACAAGCTCACACACCAGCTGCTCTAAAGGGCCCACTCCTCATGGGTTCATag